The Penaeus vannamei isolate JL-2024 chromosome 39, ASM4276789v1, whole genome shotgun sequence genome includes the window gaggaattttgacggaaataaactgaggaaagcgaggaattttgacggaaataaactgaggaaagcgaggaattctgattgaaataaactgaggaaagcgaggaattttggctgaaataaactgaggaaagcgaggaattttgactgaaataaactgaggaaagcgaggaattttgactgACTGGAATATACGTGAGAAAAACGAGGGAATTTGACTGGAATAAACTGAGAAAAGCGATAAACGGTgactgaaataaagaaataaatgtgatGAATACTGACTGAAATGGATTGGCAAAAGGGATGAACGTTGACTGGCTTAATTAGAATAACAGAAGCGATAAACGTTGACCGAAATAAACTGACAATAGCGATGGACGTTCACTGAccgaaataaatttaaaaaagggaaaaaaactaaaatagtGACTATATCAATGCACCACCTGACCGACTTTCAGATGTGAATGCACCACCTGACCGACTTTCAGATGTGAATGCACCACCTGACCGACTTTCAGATGTGAATGCACCACCTGACCGACTTTCAGATGTGAATGCACCACCTGACCGACTTTCAGATGTGAATGCACCACCTGACCGACTTTCAGATGTGAATGCAAAACCTGACCGACTTTCAGATGTGAATGCACCACCTGACCGACTTTCAGATGTGAATGCAAAACCTGACCGACTTTCAGATGTGAATGCAAAACCTGACCGACTTTCAGATGTGAATGCAAAACCTGACCGACTTTCAGATGTGAATGCACCACCTGACCGACTTTCAGATGTGAATGCACCACCTGACCGACTTTCAGATGTGAATGCACCACCTGACCGACTTTCAGATGTGAATGCAAAACCTGACCGACTTTCAGATGTGAATGCAAAACCTGACCGACTTTCAGATGTGAATGCAAAACCTGACCGACTTTCAGATGTGAATGCACCACCTGACCGACTTTCAGATGTGAAACGACAGAACCGTTGAaaactgaccgactgactgaaataaataaacaaaattcacaaaaaaatgacCGAAAGAACCGACTTATCGACCGAAATAATCGTACAGAACAAGTGAAgaccgaccgactgaccgacCGAAAACGATGAACACCAACCGACAGCCCAAATGAGCGACCGACCAACCGAAAAACAccgacaaaacaaaagaaaaccgaCCAACGTTACCACCTAACCGACACAACTTTAAACGACTTAACCGACCGACTTAAACTAAAAAGAATGAGTGAAAACCGACCAACCAGGTCATCGACTGACAAAGATAAACCATTAAGGATGCAAACCGACCTAGCGAACCGTCCGACCGAAACAAATATATTAGATACATTAACAAAACAAATTGGAAACCGACCGACAACTTACCGATCAAACACAAAGCCCACAAAACAAAGGGAAACCGAACTAACCGACCAACCGAAATAAATGGACAAAAACAAGCGACAAACTTTCCGACCGACCAACACGGACGAAACCCGACCGACATACTTACCGACAACCTACAAAAATAAGCCACAAAACTAACGAatcccgacacccccccccccccccccgaagaaaaGCGACCCGACTCACCCACCATCcgacacaaaaataacaaacccGACCAAACCCCGACGAACCCTCCGACCGCACATAAGGCAGCCCCGACGCACCAGAAAACGGCCCAACATATCAAGGATTCGAGGGCGGGAGGCAAGAGGCGGGCCGGAGATggtgcgagggggggagggagagccgtGTGGGCGGCGGGGACCGGCGGGGGCGGGCGTGGCGGTCCAGAATTCCCTTGTCCTGCTACGGGCATCAAGgcaatgcatttatgtatgtggatgtatacatgcatatatatatatatgtgtgtgtttgtgtgtgtgtgtgtgtgtgtgtgtgtgtgtgtgtgtgtgtgtgtgtgtgtgtgtgtgtgtgtgtgtgtgtgtgtgtgtgtgtgtgtgtgtgtgtggatcgcaTGAGGGTagctgtagaaaaagtagatcatatctcacaaaaggttggccactcctgatatatacatagatgtaattatatgtgtatcatatatacatataaattctatctgattcactttcttcctttctctttatcaaatatatttatatacaatacatacatatatctgtgcatatatatatatatatatatatatatatatatatatatatatatatatatatatatatataaagagagagagtcttcattcgcatatatataaaattaccataTGTACAGCaatacatgcctatatacatgTGCTCtcgtgcacacacagacaaatatatatatatatatatatatatatatatatatatatatatatatatatatatatatatatatatatatgtgtgtgtgtatatacgtatatatatatatatatatatatatatatatatatatatatatacatatatatatatatatatatatatatacatacatacatatatatatatatatatttatttatatatatatatatatatatatacatatacatatatacatatatacatatatatatatatacatatatacatatatgcatatatatatatatatatatatatatatatatatatatatatatatatatatatatttatatgtatatatatatatatacacccacgcacacacacacacacacacacacacacacacacacacacacacacacacacacacacacacacacaaacacacacacacacacatatatatatatatatatatatatatatatatatatatatatatatacaaatatacatatatatatatatatatatatatatatatatatatatatatatatatatatacatatacatatatatatatatatatatatatatatatatatatatatatacatacacatacatatatacatacatatatatatatatatatatatatatatatatatatatatatctatatatatatacatacacatacatacatacatacatatatatatatatatatatgtatgtatatatatatatatatatatatatatatatatgtatgtatgtatatatatatgtatatatatatatatatatatgtatgtatgtatgtatgtatgtatatatatatatatatatatatatatatatatatatccacatacatacatacatatatatatatatatatatatatatatatatatatatatatatatatgtatgcatgtatatatatatatatatatatatatatatatatatatatatatatatatatatatatatatataaatgtatatatatacatatatatatatatatatgtatgtatgtatgtatgtatgtatgtatgtatgtatgtatgtatgtatgtatgtatgtatgtatgtatttatgtatacatatacataaatgtacatgtgtgtttctgtgtgtgtatgtagatatacatatatatatccaaatacacacataaacacacatatataatatatatatatatatatatatatatatatatatatatatatatatgtatatatatatacatatatatatatatatatatatatatatatatatatatatatatatactgtatatatatatatatatatattcatatatatatttacgtatgtatgcatgtgtgtgtgtgtgtgtgtgtgtgtgtgtgtgtgtgtgtgtgtgtgtgtgtgtgtgtgtgtgtgtgtgtgtgtgtgtgtatgtgtatgtgtatgtgtatgtgtatgtgtatgtgtatgtgtatgtgtgtgtgtgtgtgtgtgtgtgtgtgtgtgtatgtgtgggtgtgtgtgtgtgtgtgtgtgtgtgtgtgtgtgggtgggtgtgtgtgtgtgtgtgtgtgtgtgtgtgtgtgtgtttgtgtgtgtgtttgtgtgtgtgtttgtgtgtgtgtttgtgtgtgtgtgtgtgtgtgagtgtgtgtgtgtgtgtgtgtgtgtgtgtgtgtgtgtgtatgtgtgtgtgtgtgtgtgtgtgtgtgtgtgtgtgtgtgtgtttgtgtgcacgtatatatatatatatatatatatatatatatatatatatatatatatatatatatatatatatatatatatacatgtatatataaacatgtatgcacatacaggtatataatatatatatatatatatatatatatatatatatatatatatatatatgtatatatatatagatagatagatagatagatagatagatagatagatagatagatagacagatagatagatagatagatagatagagatagatagatatagatagatagatagatagatagatagatacagatagatagatatagatagatagatatagatatagataaatacatagatagatagatagatatagatatagatatagataaatacatacatacatagatagatatagatatagatatagatatagatatagatatatagatatagatatatacatatatattcatatatatatatacatatatatatacatatatatatatatatatacatacatatatatatatatatatatatatatatatatatatatatatatatatatacatttatatatatatatatatatatatatatatatatatatatgtatatacatacatacaatcatatatatatatatatatatacatatatatatacatatatatatatatatatatatatatatatatatatatatatatatatatatatatacacacacatatatgtatataaacatatatagatacatgtatgtgtgtgtgtctttatatatatatatatatatatatatatatatatatatatatacatatatacatatatatacacatatatatacatatatatatacatatatatataaatataaatatatatatatatatatatatatagatatatatatttacataagcacatacacacaaacacacaaacacacacacacacacacacacacacacacacacacacacacacacacacacacacacacacacacacacacacacacacacacacacacacacacacatattctatatatatatatatatatatatatatatatatatatatatgcatatatatataatatatacatatatacatatatatatatatatatatatatatatatatatatgtatgtatatatatatatatatatatatacatatatatatgcatatatatgcatatgtatgcatatatatatatatatatatatatatatatatatatatatatatatatatatatatacatacatatatatacatatatatatatacatatatatatatatatatatatttatttatttatatatagaaatatatatacatatatatgcatacatatatatatatatatatatatatatatataaatatatgtatatatacatacatacatgtatatatatacatgtatgtatgtatgaatgtatgtatatccatacatttatatatatatatatatatatatatatatatatatatatatatatatatttatatatgtatgcatatatatatatatatatatatatatatatatatatatatatatatatatgtgtgtgtgtgtgtgtgtgagtgtgtgtgtgtgtgtatatatatatatatatatatatatatatatatatatatatatatatatatatatatatatacatatatacatatatacatacatacatatatatatatatatatatatatatatatatatatatatatacacacacacacacacacatgaagtgtATATTTAtaggaaaacagacacaaaaaattaTTCATTAGAGAATCCAAAATGTACAAAGGAAAAGAATCCGAAAGAAGTCACAGAATGTGGGAATGAGACACATAATGTCAACAATCTGAATAAATATAAAAGGTACTTTTTCAAGCTGaaatgcgtttgtatatatatatatatatatatatatatatatatatatatatatatatatatatatatatatatatatatatatttatatatatatatatatatatatatatatatatatatatatatatatatatatatatatatatatatatgcgtgcgtgtgtgtgtgtgtgtgtgtgtgtgtgtgtgtgtgtgtgtgtgtgtgtgtgtgtgtgtgtgtgtgtgtgtgtgtgtgtgtgtgtgtgtgtgtgtgtgtgtgtgtgtgtctgtgtgtaatacatatatatatatatatatatatatatatatatatatatatatatatatatatatatttatctatttatttatataaatacacacacacacacacacacacacacacacacacatatatatatatatatatatatatatatatatatatatatatatatatatatatatatacatacaaatatatgcatatatacatatacatacatatatacatacatacatatatatatatatatatatatatatatatatatatatatatatgtatataaatacatgtataaatatatatatgcatatatatatacatacatatatacatatatatacatatatatattcatatatatccatatatttacatatatatacatacatatatatatatatatatatatatatatatatatatatatatatatgtatgtgtgtgtatatatatatatatatatatatatatatatatatatatatatatatatatacacacacacacatgtgtatttatacatttatatatatatatatatatatatatatatatatatatatatatatatatatatatatatatatatatatatatatatacacacgtgtatttatacatttatatatatatatatatatgtatatatatatatatatatatatatatatatatatattatatacatatatatatagatagatagatagatagatagatagatagatagatagatgtatatattttgtatatgcgaacattatgtacatacatacatatctatctatctatatctttatatatactcatatttatacaaatacacacacacacacacatacatacatagatacatacatacatacttacatacatatatatatataaattatgtatatatatacatacacacatatataagggtatatattTTAAACTTTAGGGAAATCAGCTGTGAACTTACCTATTATTTACATGAAGAGTTTCCTTCAAAAATTCTTTTCCGTCGATGAATTGTCTTTGGCTTCACATTTACTGAACATTCGGCGGCCGTTCAAGATCCTTCTTCACTCGTTCAAAGTTCATATATCTTTGGAAATTACTTTTGATTCTCttgttttgtaattttgtttgcTGGTCACCTTTTTTAGTCTTCAAAAGTCGCTTCTAAAACCATAAAATGTtgccattctctttttctctgagaAACCAAGATATAACCACATGCGTTAAATTACTTTTATTtggttgtatatttgtatgtatatgcgtgtagaTATGTGcttgattgttataattataattactaaatAAATTAAAGTTCCTTTTAAATAATCATGTAACATAAACAAAAGGTAATTctaattaaatatattatttgaAAGTTATTTGAACGTTTTCCTTGTTGTCAATCAACAAAATTGTCTAATTCGAAGAATATTTAATTTcgaaatatatttttacatactacATCCAAAGTATATAAATAAGACAACATATcaaaacacccatacacatatataataaagtatacataacaaatgtaacaaaaaaatatcaaaagaacaATATCTGTTACAAACTCCAAAGTCCACCGTCAACCCATGTACCAAATGGACGTACGGGATTTGAGGACCGGGACAGCGCACATCCTCCCACCACTAAGGACCGAGAGGCACTGAACGGCCAGCGCATGATCTCGCTCGGCAAGGCTCTTCGCTGGGAAATGTCAGAATGCAGTGCGCAGGACGGCTCATCGTTACGATTCTTTATTGCAAAGTTTTATAGGGAATTAGCGGAGGAAATATCGCTATCGGGAGGTGTCTGCGTTTATGGACAAATACATCTGGAATATGCGGATTTACACCATAAATGcgtgcatctgtatatatgtatgtgtatgtatacacacacacacacacaaacacacacacacacacacacacacacacacacacacacacacacacacacacacacacacacacacacatatatatatatatatatatatatatatatatatatatatatatatatacatgtatatatatatatatatatatatatatatatatatatatatatatatatatatatatgtatatgtatatacacatatatatgtatgaatatgtatatgtatatatatatatatatatatatatatatatatatatatatatatatatatatatatatatataggcacatatatatatatatatatatatatatatatatatataatacttttttctttctttgagtatgtttatacctatatctacatatataaacatacatatttacatttgtatatatatatataaacatacgcatataGTGTTTGTGGACATGCATCCACATGtacaaatgtgtacacacacatacacacacgcgcgtgtgcacatacacacatactcacacaaatatatgtgtatatatgcatatatatatatatatatatatatatatatatatatatatatatatatatatatatatctgtgtgtgtatgtgtttgtttgtgtgtgtgtacatatgtatacacacacaaatacacacaacacacacacacatgtgcatatatatatatgtatatatatatatatatatatatatatatatatatatatatatatatgtatatatatatatatgtatatatatgtaagaatatatgcatatataaattaattaatatatatattatatatatatatatatatacacataattttctTCTGAAAACTGCATTACTATAGAAACCACCCTCTATCTGATATACTCTCGAAATTACAGTAATTGAATTCTCCTCCCTGTTAATAAGAGATCCTACTCCGCTAAACATTATGTGGTCTCTCCCTTTGTTGCAGAAATTGCGTATATTGAaaagtctatttttttcttttttctttgtc containing:
- the LOC138860043 gene encoding germ cell nuclear acidic protein-like, giving the protein MIYIKPSVVIKKNKYTAYGKRRHETHMGDVPPDKPPGGPRGVETPCDVNAPPDRLSDVNAPPDRLSDVNAPPDRLSDVNAPPDRLSDVNAPPDRLSDVNAKPDRLSDVNAPPDRLSDVNAKPDRLSDVNAKPDRLSDVNAKPDRLSDVNAPPDRLSDVNAPPDRLSDVNAPPDRLSDVNAKPDRLSDVNAKPDRLSDVNAKPDRLSDVNAPPDRLSDVKRQNR